The Paenibacillus sp. RUD330 genome has a segment encoding these proteins:
- a CDS encoding HDIG domain-containing metalloprotein codes for MDRKREDSRSAAEQPSWIYKWKQSPVIRTGLCILFVLLFYFNLSPHLVPETYNITLDQASDRDIVASKTVEDKIATKRAQEQAAESVEPISSSLPLKPDSILNRVFNRIELLNQDEGVTESNKIDIYRSEIPSYYNEYLDEFSRLNQGKPGISDTLLEEMAKAAKAQGYAVPAEVFYKLPSLTSAQIAEMRQVGVTVVRKLSADPIREAETARAKVAELVNASSLTQRTTREIVQELARMSLMPNKFPDNAATEEARNLARENTTPVMIKEGGIIVKKGEVVGKEKYDMLAGAGMLGGQRTYWPQLGLLLASVLFVLMIMVYLQQSGSISGVKPRYNNMHLFMLWLINLLNLALMQAAGLTQSASMPYAAYIAPAAVGTMLITLLLDKQLAIVSSFLFAIMGSVIFNADQNTLFDFRYGFVISVVSFSAIFSVHRASQRSTILKAGIMASLFGTVSVLAILLLGDLPERKDILYSLGFAFGSGLVTAVLVIGLMPFFELTFGILSALKLVELSNPNHPLLRKLLTETPGTYHHSVMVGNLSEAAAEAIGADGLLCRVGSFYHDIGKTKRPNYFIENQTNIDNPHDSIDPKLSKSIITAHARDGVEMLKAHNMPKPIRDIAEQHHGTTSLKFFYFKAVKEAEAEGKEIAFTEDDFRYPGPKAQSKEAAIVGIADCVEAAVRSLRNPTMENIESMIHKIIKSRLDDNQFNECDLTLKELDRIAQTLKEAVIGIFHSRIEYPEDVKPKEKLA; via the coding sequence ATGGACCGGAAAAGGGAAGACAGCCGGAGTGCGGCTGAACAGCCTTCATGGATCTATAAATGGAAGCAGAGCCCAGTCATTCGAACCGGGCTCTGCATTTTGTTCGTGCTGCTGTTCTACTTCAACTTGTCCCCGCATCTTGTTCCGGAGACATACAACATCACCCTGGATCAAGCGAGCGACCGCGACATTGTCGCCTCCAAAACCGTGGAGGACAAGATCGCCACGAAACGGGCGCAGGAGCAAGCCGCCGAGTCGGTCGAGCCGATCTCCAGCTCGTTGCCGCTCAAGCCGGATTCCATTCTCAACCGGGTATTCAACCGGATCGAGCTGCTGAATCAGGACGAAGGCGTCACCGAAAGCAACAAGATCGACATCTACCGCAGCGAGATCCCGAGTTATTACAATGAATATTTGGACGAGTTCAGCCGCCTGAACCAAGGGAAGCCGGGAATCAGCGATACGCTGCTGGAGGAGATGGCCAAAGCCGCCAAGGCGCAAGGCTACGCCGTCCCTGCCGAAGTGTTCTACAAGCTTCCGAGCCTGACCTCGGCCCAGATCGCGGAGATGAGGCAGGTCGGAGTGACCGTCGTCCGCAAGCTGTCGGCCGATCCGATCCGGGAAGCCGAGACGGCGCGCGCCAAGGTGGCCGAGCTCGTGAACGCCAGCTCGCTCACGCAGCGGACGACCCGCGAGATCGTGCAGGAGCTCGCCCGCATGTCGCTCATGCCGAACAAGTTCCCGGACAACGCGGCGACCGAGGAAGCCCGGAATCTCGCGAGAGAGAATACGACCCCCGTCATGATCAAGGAAGGCGGCATCATCGTCAAGAAAGGCGAGGTCGTGGGCAAGGAGAAGTACGACATGCTCGCGGGAGCGGGCATGCTCGGCGGGCAGCGAACCTACTGGCCGCAGCTCGGACTTCTGCTGGCGAGCGTCCTGTTCGTGCTCATGATCATGGTTTACCTGCAGCAGTCCGGCAGCATCAGCGGAGTGAAGCCCCGCTACAACAACATGCATCTATTCATGCTGTGGCTGATCAATCTGCTCAATCTGGCCTTGATGCAGGCGGCGGGGCTTACGCAGTCGGCCTCGATGCCTTACGCGGCTTACATCGCCCCGGCGGCCGTCGGCACGATGCTCATCACGCTGCTGCTCGACAAGCAGCTGGCGATCGTCAGTTCGTTCCTGTTCGCGATCATGGGGAGCGTCATCTTCAACGCCGACCAGAACACGCTGTTCGACTTCCGGTACGGCTTCGTCATCAGCGTCGTCTCGTTCAGCGCGATCTTCAGCGTTCACCGCGCGAGCCAGCGCTCGACGATTCTGAAGGCGGGCATCATGGCGAGCCTGTTCGGCACGGTCTCGGTGCTGGCGATCCTCCTGCTGGGCGATCTGCCCGAGCGGAAGGACATTCTGTATTCGCTCGGCTTCGCCTTCGGGAGCGGGCTTGTCACCGCCGTGCTCGTCATCGGGCTCATGCCGTTCTTCGAGCTTACGTTCGGCATCCTGTCCGCGCTGAAGCTCGTGGAGCTCTCGAATCCGAACCATCCGCTGCTCCGCAAGCTGCTGACGGAAACTCCGGGAACGTACCATCACAGCGTGATGGTCGGCAACCTGTCGGAGGCTGCGGCGGAGGCGATCGGGGCAGACGGGCTCTTGTGCCGGGTAGGGTCGTTCTATCACGACATCGGCAAGACCAAGCGGCCCAACTATTTCATCGAGAATCAGACGAACATCGACAATCCGCATGATTCCATCGATCCGAAGCTGAGCAAGTCGATCATAACGGCGCATGCCAGAGACGGAGTGGAGATGCTGAAGGCGCACAACATGCCGAAGCCGATCCGCGATATCGCGGAGCAGCATCACGGCACGACGTCGTTGAAATTCTTTTATTTCAAGGCGGTCAAGGAAGCGGAGGCGGAAGGAAAGGAAATCGCCTTCACGGAGGATGATTTCCGGTATCCGGGGCCGAAGGCGCAGTCCAAGGAAGCCGCGATCGTCGGCATCGCCGACTGCGTGGAGGCCGCCGTACGGAGCCTGCGCAACCCGACGATGGAGAACATCGAGTCGATGATCCACAAAATCATCAAGAGCCGGCTGGACGACAACCAGTTCAATGAATGCGACCTGACGCTCAAGGAGCTGGACCGGATCGCCCAGACGCTCAAGGAAGCTGTCATCGGCATCTTCCATTCGCGGATTGAATATCCGGAAGACGTGAAACCAAAGGAGAAGCTGGCATGA
- a CDS encoding PhoH family protein, producing MPTETKTAKIVLDNAAEGLALFGPRDHYLRMIEALTSSQVRSRDAEVVISGPAEEVDSLEQLYSVLLQLIRGGYTPSERDIMYAYELSRTLEADQLLDLFKTELTTTFRGKPIRVKTLGQRHYVKMIKAKDVVFGIGPAGTGKTYLAVVMAVAALKEGAVKRILLTRPAVEAGENLGFLPGDLQEKVDPYLRPLYDALHDVMGPEATAKAFERGIIEIAPLAYMRGRTLDDSYIILDEAQNTTPEQMKMFLTRLGFGSKMIVTGDVTQIDLPRGKKSGLKEAQRILTDIPEIGFIQFVEQDVVRHSLVQKIIMAYNEDAEIQA from the coding sequence TTGCCGACTGAGACGAAAACCGCCAAGATCGTGCTGGACAACGCTGCGGAAGGGCTTGCTTTGTTCGGTCCCCGCGATCACTATTTGAGAATGATCGAAGCTCTGACCTCCTCGCAGGTCCGCTCCCGCGATGCCGAAGTCGTCATCAGCGGGCCGGCCGAAGAGGTCGATTCCCTGGAGCAGCTCTATTCCGTCCTGCTTCAGCTCATCCGAGGGGGCTACACCCCGAGCGAGAGAGATATCATGTACGCTTACGAATTGTCCCGCACGTTGGAAGCCGACCAGCTGCTTGACTTGTTCAAGACGGAGCTGACGACGACTTTCCGCGGCAAGCCGATTCGCGTCAAGACTTTGGGACAGCGCCATTATGTCAAGATGATCAAGGCCAAGGACGTCGTGTTCGGCATCGGACCGGCCGGCACGGGCAAAACCTACCTGGCTGTCGTCATGGCTGTCGCTGCGCTGAAGGAAGGCGCGGTCAAAAGAATTCTGCTTACCCGTCCCGCCGTCGAGGCGGGCGAGAATCTCGGCTTCCTTCCCGGCGACCTGCAGGAGAAGGTGGACCCTTACCTGCGCCCGCTGTACGACGCGCTCCATGACGTCATGGGGCCGGAGGCGACCGCCAAGGCGTTCGAGCGGGGAATCATCGAGATCGCGCCGCTCGCATATATGCGCGGACGGACTCTGGACGACTCCTACATCATTTTGGACGAAGCCCAGAACACGACTCCCGAACAGATGAAAATGTTTCTGACGCGGCTTGGCTTCGGGTCCAAGATGATCGTAACGGGCGACGTCACCCAGATCGACCTTCCGAGAGGCAAGAAATCCGGCCTCAAGGAAGCGCAGCGCATCCTCACGGACATTCCTGAGATCGGATTCATCCAATTCGTGGAGCAGGACGTCGTCCGGCATTCCCTTGTGCAGAAAATCATCATGGCCTACAATGAGGATGCCGAAATCCAAGCATAG
- the yqfD gene encoding sporulation protein YqfD yields the protein MNEGWLPRVRGIVTVRLRGGAQEELVNDCLKDGLALWSIRRTSPEELEFAVQVPDFFRLKPYLKRTGCRIHVTQRRGLPFWLRKAAGRKFFAAGIVLFFVTMFLLSSLVWTIEVRGTKRIKQEDLLAAAKAEGVYPFQWSWKLPEPSLLAAKLSARLPDAAWIGVEKKGTRIIFQVVESKRPDAAKLNSPRHIIASSDAVVTRIIADKGRPVVRVNSKVKKGQTLISGTIGEPPNTATVVADGEVRGLVWHEYTIVSPLSIQTNVYTGESKTKWSVVLFGRALQVSGFGGDPFAQSQTQEKLENLGWRGLRLPAGRLKETVMETRVEQKTLTREEAVQAGIERAKEDLMSKAGADAVVKEQKILHEKTDNGKVYMKVLLEVDQSIVKEMPLVQMQGE from the coding sequence ATGAATGAGGGATGGTTGCCGCGGGTGCGGGGAATCGTCACGGTGCGGCTGCGCGGTGGCGCCCAGGAAGAGCTGGTCAACGACTGCCTGAAGGACGGGCTCGCCCTGTGGTCGATCCGGCGGACAAGCCCGGAGGAGCTGGAGTTTGCCGTGCAGGTGCCGGACTTCTTCCGGCTGAAGCCGTATTTGAAGCGGACGGGCTGCCGGATTCATGTGACGCAGCGGCGGGGGCTGCCGTTCTGGCTGCGCAAAGCGGCGGGGCGCAAGTTTTTTGCGGCCGGAATCGTCCTCTTTTTCGTGACGATGTTCCTGCTCTCTTCTCTGGTGTGGACGATCGAGGTGCGGGGGACGAAGCGGATCAAGCAAGAGGATCTGCTTGCCGCAGCGAAGGCGGAGGGGGTGTATCCGTTCCAATGGTCCTGGAAGCTTCCCGAGCCCAGCCTGCTGGCCGCCAAGCTGTCGGCGCGATTGCCGGATGCGGCATGGATCGGCGTGGAGAAAAAAGGGACAAGAATCATCTTCCAGGTGGTGGAGTCCAAGCGGCCGGATGCCGCCAAGCTGAACAGTCCGCGCCATATCATCGCCTCCTCGGATGCGGTCGTGACGCGCATCATCGCCGATAAGGGAAGGCCGGTCGTCCGAGTCAACTCCAAGGTGAAGAAGGGCCAGACCTTGATTTCCGGCACGATCGGAGAACCGCCCAATACGGCTACCGTCGTTGCCGATGGAGAGGTGCGCGGCCTCGTCTGGCATGAATATACGATCGTTTCTCCGCTAAGCATCCAAACCAATGTATACACCGGGGAGAGCAAGACAAAATGGTCGGTTGTCCTGTTCGGCAGGGCGCTGCAGGTGAGCGGATTCGGAGGCGACCCCTTTGCCCAGTCGCAGACGCAGGAGAAGCTGGAGAATCTGGGCTGGCGGGGACTGAGGCTGCCGGCAGGACGGCTCAAGGAGACGGTCATGGAAACCCGGGTGGAGCAGAAGACGCTTACCCGCGAGGAGGCCGTGCAAGCGGGCATCGAGAGAGCAAAAGAGGATCTGATGTCGAAGGCGGGGGCGGATGCTGTCGTGAAGGAGCAAAAAATTTTGCATGAGAAGACGGACAATGGTAAAGTTTATATGAAAGTTCTGTTGGAAGTGGACCAATCGATCGTGAAGGAAATGCCACTAGTTCAGATGCAAGGAGAATGA
- the yqfC gene encoding sporulation protein YqfC yields MGKLSRRMRKWTADILDLPQDVAYDLPRMILIGDRQLYIENHRGVLHFSSEQLRLKLSKGELEVNGMDLIIRTIWTEEVFIEGRITSVNLKDGEGKG; encoded by the coding sequence ATGGGCAAGCTGAGCCGAAGAATGCGCAAATGGACGGCCGATATCCTCGATCTGCCCCAGGATGTGGCCTATGATCTTCCCCGGATGATCCTCATCGGGGACCGCCAGCTTTATATTGAAAACCACCGCGGCGTGCTCCATTTCTCTTCTGAGCAGCTAAGGCTCAAGCTCAGCAAGGGAGAGCTCGAAGTCAACGGGATGGACCTCATCATCCGGACGATCTGGACGGAAGAGGTGTTCATCGAGGGCAGAATCACTTCCGTTAATCTGAAGGACGGGGAGGGAAAAGGATGA